Proteins encoded within one genomic window of Catharus ustulatus isolate bCatUst1 chromosome 10, bCatUst1.pri.v2, whole genome shotgun sequence:
- the LOC117000956 gene encoding cysteine protease ATG4B: protein MDAATLTYDTLRFEYEDFPETKEPVWILGRKYSVFTEKEEILLDVTSRLWFTYRKNFPAIGGTGPTSDTGWGCMLRCGQMIFAQALVCRHLGRDWRWIKGKRQMDDYFNVLNAFIDKKDSYYSIHQIAQMGVGEGKSIGQWYGPNTVAQVLKKLATFDTWSSLAVHIAMDNTVVMEEIRRLCQSNVPCAGAAACPALESDVLYNGCPEDVGLRERLTPWKPLVLLIPLRLGLTEINEAYIETLKHCFMMPQSLGVIGGKPNSAHYFIGYVGEELIYLDPHTTQPAVEPSESGCLPDESFHCQHPPCRMSIAELDPSIAVGFFCNTEADFNDWCQQIKKLSLVRGALPMFELVERQPSHFSNPDVLNLTPDSSDADRLERFFDSEDEDFEILSL from the exons ATGGACGCAG ctaCTCTTACCTACGACACCCTCAGGTTTGAGTATGAAGACTTCCCCGAGACCAAAGAACCTGTTTGGATCCTTGGCCGGAAATACAGTGTTTTTACAG agaaagaagagatCCTGTTGGATGTGACCTCTAGGCTTTGGTTCACCTACAGAAAGAACTTCCCTGCTATTG GAGGAACTGGTCCCACCTCTgacacaggctggggctgcatgCTGCGCTGTGGCCAGATGATCTTTGCTCAGGCCTTGGTCTGCAGGCATTTGGGAAGAG ACTGGAGGTGGATAAAAGGGAAGAGGCAGATGGATGATTACTTCAACGTTCTTAATGCCTTCATTGACAAAAAAGACAGCTACTACTCCATTCACCAGATAG CCCAGATGGGAGTCGGGGAGGGGAAATCCATAGGCCAGTGGTACGGACCAAACACGGTCGCACAGGTGCTCAA AAAACTTGCAACTTTTGATACATGGAGTTCCCTGGCAGTGCACATAGCCATGGACAACACAGTGGTGATGGAAGAAATCC GGAGGTTGTGCCAGTCCAATGTGCcgtgtgctggagctgcagcatgCCCTGCCCTGGAGTCAGATGTGCTCTATAATGGGTGCCCAGAGGATGTGGGGCTCAGAGAGAGGCTCACCCCATGGAAACCACTGGTGCTGCTGATACCTCTCCGCCTTGGGCTCACAGAGATCAATGAAGCCTATATCGAAACACTAAAG cactgcttcATGATGCCCCAGTCCCTGGGAGTGATTGGAGGGAAGCCAAACAGTGCTCACTACTTCATTGGCTATGTAG GTGAGGAGCTCATTTACCTGGATCCCCACACCACACAGCCAGCAGTGGAGCCCAGTGAGAGCGGCTGCCTCCCCGACGAGAGCTTCCACTGCCAGCACCCTCCGTGCAGGATGAGCATCGCCGAGCTCGACCCCTCCATTGCCGTG gGCTTTTTCTGCAACACAGAGGCAGACTTTAATGACTGGTGCCAGCAAATCAAGAAG CTGTCCCTGGTCAGAGGAGCACTGCCCATGTTCGAGCTGGTGGAACGCCAGCCCTCACACTTCTCCAACCCTGATGTCCTGAATCTCACACCAG ACTCCTCTGACGCCGACAGATTGGAAAGGTTCTTTGACTCGGAAGATGAAGACTTTGAAATCCTGTCCCTTTGA